A genomic stretch from Rhodomicrobium vannielii ATCC 17100 includes:
- a CDS encoding UDP-N-acetylmuramoylalanyl-D-glutamyl-2,6-diaminopimelate--D-alanyl-D-alanine ligase: MPEQIVAKPLWTGAEIARALGIAPPAADVVVTGVSIDSRTVERGDLFVAIKGERSDGHRFITAAFDNGAAGALVSRDYAPQVPLAADEPLFRVDDPFAALEELGRVARARTDARIAAVTGSVGKTTTKEMLRVMLGESGPTHASVKSYNNFMGVPLSLARMPAASRFGVFEIGMNHAGEIVPLAKLVRPHVAIVTWVAPVHIEFFTSEAEIARAKAEIFEGLEQGGAAILPADNPHFESLAAFARERSARVVPFGLSSEAEARLVSFERTEEGSVVTADIFDQRVTFALAAPGRHLAQNAVAALAGVSLLGGNVEAAAAALARFEAPEGRGRSATFETPRGPVLVIDESYNANPASMHAALDVLGAVPPSRYARRIAVLGDMLELGHDAPQFHASLASAVDSNAIDLVFCAGPLMASLHESLPAEKRGGWANASEDLRGPVLDAVCGGDAVMIKGSLGSRMGQIAEALKARFASSPS; encoded by the coding sequence ATGCCTGAGCAAATCGTGGCTAAGCCGCTGTGGACCGGCGCGGAGATCGCGCGCGCGCTCGGCATCGCGCCACCAGCCGCCGATGTCGTCGTTACGGGCGTCAGCATCGACAGCCGCACGGTCGAGCGCGGCGATCTGTTCGTCGCGATCAAGGGTGAGCGCTCGGACGGGCACCGTTTCATCACCGCCGCCTTCGACAACGGCGCGGCGGGGGCGCTTGTCTCTCGCGACTACGCGCCGCAGGTGCCGTTGGCGGCCGATGAGCCGCTTTTCCGCGTGGACGACCCGTTCGCGGCGCTTGAGGAGCTTGGCCGCGTCGCGCGCGCCCGCACGGATGCGCGCATCGCCGCCGTGACCGGCAGCGTCGGCAAGACGACCACAAAGGAGATGCTGCGCGTGATGCTCGGCGAGAGCGGGCCGACGCATGCCTCGGTAAAATCCTACAACAATTTCATGGGTGTGCCGCTGTCTCTCGCGCGCATGCCCGCCGCTTCGCGCTTCGGCGTGTTCGAGATCGGGATGAACCACGCGGGCGAGATCGTGCCGCTCGCGAAACTCGTGCGGCCGCATGTTGCGATCGTGACTTGGGTCGCGCCGGTGCATATCGAGTTCTTCACCTCCGAAGCGGAGATCGCGCGCGCGAAGGCCGAAATCTTCGAAGGCTTGGAGCAAGGCGGGGCGGCTATCCTGCCCGCCGACAATCCGCATTTTGAAAGTCTGGCGGCGTTCGCCCGCGAAAGGAGTGCGCGCGTCGTGCCGTTCGGGCTCAGCTCCGAAGCGGAAGCGCGCCTCGTGAGCTTCGAGCGCACAGAGGAAGGGTCCGTGGTCACGGCCGACATTTTCGATCAGCGCGTTACGTTCGCGCTCGCCGCACCCGGGCGGCACCTCGCGCAGAACGCAGTCGCGGCGCTGGCGGGCGTGTCGCTCCTCGGCGGCAATGTCGAGGCCGCCGCCGCAGCCCTGGCGCGCTTTGAGGCACCCGAGGGACGCGGCCGAAGCGCTACCTTCGAAACGCCGCGCGGCCCTGTGCTCGTCATAGACGAAAGCTATAACGCCAATCCGGCTTCGATGCACGCCGCTCTCGACGTGCTGGGCGCGGTGCCGCCGTCGCGCTACGCGCGGCGCATCGCCGTGCTCGGCGATATGTTGGAGCTGGGCCACGACGCGCCACAATTTCACGCCTCCCTTGCGAGCGCCGTTGACTCCAACGCCATCGATCTCGTTTTCTGCGCCGGTCCTTTGATGGCGAGCCTGCATGAAAGTCTGCCCGCCGAAAAGCGCGGCGGATGGGCCAACGCCTCGGAGGATCTTCGCGGGCCGGTGCTCGATGCCGTCTGCGGGGGCGACGCCGTCATGATCAAGGGATCGCTTGGCAGCCGGATGGGACAGATCGCGGAGGCGCTCAAGGCGCGTTTCGCATCCTCGCCGAGCTAG
- a CDS encoding UDP-N-acetylmuramoyl-L-alanyl-D-glutamate--2,6-diaminopimelate ligase → MAARGPAADTSTAAIPEISGLTADSRQVRPGMLFAALSGTKADGMAYAKAAEAAGAVAVLAGETANAEGLSLPILRAAEPRRALALLAARFYRAQPDIIAAVTGTNGKTSVAAFLRQIWATAGHDAASLGTIGIITNAGERPLSHTTPDPVALHKALADLANEGVTHLALEASSHGLDQHRLDGVRFSAGAFTNITRDHLDYHPTFEDYFNAKMRLFRDLLPSGAPAIIDADGDHADDVVGTARAKKLDVMTVGERGAALCLKGVERDGFRQRLSIIYRGRLFTVLLPLAGAFQVSNALVSAGLALGLGSSAGGVFEALETLRGAKGRLDYVGETSAGAPIFVDYAHTPDALVKALEALRPYVTGRLHVVLGCGGDRDRGKRPEMGRAATANADIVYVTDDNPRSEEPAAIRAAIMAAAPGATEIDGRADAIAIAIGNLERGDLLLVAGKGHETGQIVGTKVIPYSDHEAVAAALAAIGERRASHA, encoded by the coding sequence GTGGCGGCTCGCGGTCCGGCGGCGGATACCAGTACGGCGGCGATCCCCGAGATTTCTGGTCTTACCGCCGATAGCAGGCAGGTCAGGCCGGGCATGCTGTTCGCTGCGCTTTCGGGCACGAAGGCGGACGGCATGGCTTACGCAAAGGCGGCGGAAGCTGCCGGTGCGGTGGCCGTGCTTGCGGGCGAAACGGCAAACGCCGAGGGGCTTTCCCTGCCCATCCTCCGCGCCGCCGAGCCGAGGCGCGCGCTGGCGCTTCTCGCCGCCCGGTTCTATCGCGCGCAGCCCGACATCATCGCCGCCGTCACGGGCACGAACGGCAAGACGTCCGTAGCGGCATTCCTGCGCCAGATATGGGCGACAGCGGGCCACGACGCTGCGAGCCTCGGCACCATCGGCATCATCACCAATGCGGGCGAGCGGCCCCTGTCGCATACGACGCCCGATCCGGTCGCGCTGCATAAGGCGCTGGCGGATCTCGCGAACGAGGGCGTGACGCATCTCGCGCTCGAAGCGTCGAGCCACGGCCTCGACCAGCACCGGCTCGACGGCGTGCGCTTCTCGGCGGGCGCGTTCACGAACATCACGCGCGACCACCTTGATTATCACCCGACCTTCGAAGATTATTTCAACGCGAAGATGCGCCTGTTCCGCGATCTCCTGCCCTCCGGCGCGCCCGCAATCATCGACGCGGATGGCGATCACGCGGACGATGTCGTGGGCACGGCCCGCGCAAAGAAGCTCGACGTGATGACCGTGGGCGAACGCGGTGCCGCGCTTTGCCTGAAGGGCGTCGAGCGCGACGGCTTCCGCCAGCGACTTTCGATCATCTATCGCGGGCGGCTGTTCACCGTGCTGCTGCCGCTTGCGGGCGCGTTCCAGGTGTCGAATGCGCTGGTGTCGGCGGGGCTCGCGCTCGGGCTCGGCAGTTCGGCGGGAGGCGTCTTCGAGGCGCTGGAAACGCTACGCGGCGCGAAGGGTCGGCTCGACTATGTCGGCGAGACGAGCGCAGGCGCGCCGATATTCGTAGACTATGCCCACACGCCCGACGCGCTGGTGAAGGCGCTGGAAGCGCTCCGCCCTTACGTGACCGGTCGGCTGCACGTAGTGCTCGGCTGCGGCGGCGATCGCGACCGGGGCAAGCGTCCCGAGATGGGCCGCGCGGCGACCGCCAACGCCGATATCGTTTATGTCACAGACGACAATCCGCGCAGCGAGGAACCGGCCGCGATCCGTGCCGCGATCATGGCGGCAGCACCGGGCGCGACCGAGATCGACGGACGCGCGGATGCCATCGCCATCGCCATCGGCAACCTTGAGCGGGGCGATTTGTTGCTTGTCGCTGGCAAGGGCCACGAAACGGGGCAGATCGTCGGCACCAAGGTCATTCCCTATTCCGATCATGAGGCGGTCGCTGCTGCGCTCGCCGCCATCGGAGAACGGAGAGCAAGCCATGCCTGA
- a CDS encoding peptidoglycan D,D-transpeptidase FtsI family protein → MVTLASLCRRIGGAQSAERAAQNARSAQRLLAACFAFGFLALSVEITRYGMTPVEMPSLSSQSAPVALAKSRPDIVDRNGRLLATDIRVYWLVANPSQILNPDEAAEKIVALFPDLDQGSLARRFRDKDSRFEYVKRGLTPKQAEAAHALGIPALTLLPTVQRVYPAGSVAAHILGITNVDNEGRSGVEWYIDQKLAGQFSPTSLSERPIVKLSLDLGVQHALTDELSRAMERYTAQAAMGIVLDVKNGEVVASASLPDFDPNRREQAAGQNRQNRVVTDVYELGSVFKSLTIAMALDQGIATRYEMFDATPFKLGRFTMRDPHASRRMYSVEDIFIHSSNTGSARIALAAGGEKQQAFLRSLGLFEKLETEAGSSPTPVFPKTWRSVNVATVAYGHGIAVPPLLFASAMATLVNGGERLKPTFLIAEKNANDEPQRVISPETSATMRDLMRAVVERGTGRKAAVQGLGVGGKTGTALKVKEGRYSSDVINSFVAAVPIDAPRYLVMVTIDEPHAEAGTKSNEASQNAAPTVGAIIKRIAPMLDILPTPRFDEAAATSYEQPAPYDARRAPYRNNRYETGGSDQGYSAYSQPRQPPAYGYRDDRGGSRSGGGYQYGGDPRDFWSYRR, encoded by the coding sequence ATGGTGACGCTGGCCTCGCTGTGCCGCAGGATCGGCGGCGCGCAAAGTGCCGAGCGAGCCGCGCAGAACGCGCGGAGCGCGCAACGGCTGCTGGCCGCGTGCTTCGCCTTCGGATTTCTCGCCCTCTCGGTGGAGATCACGCGCTACGGTATGACGCCTGTCGAGATGCCTTCGCTCTCGTCGCAGTCGGCCCCGGTCGCGCTGGCGAAAAGCCGCCCCGACATCGTCGACCGCAACGGCAGGCTCCTCGCAACCGACATCCGCGTTTACTGGTTGGTGGCGAACCCGAGCCAGATCCTGAACCCGGATGAGGCCGCCGAAAAGATTGTCGCCCTTTTCCCCGATCTCGATCAGGGCTCGCTCGCCCGGCGGTTTCGCGACAAGGACAGCCGCTTCGAATACGTCAAGCGCGGGTTGACGCCGAAACAGGCCGAAGCCGCGCATGCGCTCGGCATCCCGGCGCTGACACTGCTGCCGACCGTGCAGCGCGTCTATCCCGCCGGAAGCGTCGCGGCGCACATTCTCGGCATCACGAATGTCGACAACGAGGGACGAAGCGGCGTCGAGTGGTACATCGACCAGAAGCTCGCGGGCCAGTTCTCGCCGACATCGCTGTCGGAGCGACCCATCGTGAAGCTTTCGCTCGATCTTGGCGTACAGCACGCGCTGACCGACGAACTGTCGAGGGCCATGGAGCGTTACACCGCGCAGGCGGCGATGGGCATCGTGCTCGACGTGAAGAACGGCGAAGTGGTCGCGTCGGCGTCGCTGCCCGACTTCGACCCGAACCGCCGTGAGCAGGCCGCCGGACAGAACCGACAGAACCGCGTCGTGACCGACGTTTACGAACTCGGCTCGGTGTTCAAGTCGCTCACCATCGCAATGGCGCTCGATCAGGGCATCGCGACCCGCTACGAGATGTTCGATGCGACGCCGTTCAAGCTCGGCCGTTTCACCATGCGCGACCCGCATGCGAGCCGCCGGATGTACTCGGTGGAGGACATTTTCATCCACTCGTCGAACACTGGCTCGGCGCGCATCGCGCTGGCAGCGGGCGGAGAGAAGCAGCAGGCGTTTCTGAGATCGCTCGGCCTGTTCGAGAAGCTGGAGACGGAGGCGGGATCGTCGCCAACGCCAGTTTTCCCGAAAACGTGGCGGTCGGTGAATGTGGCGACGGTGGCCTATGGGCACGGCATCGCGGTGCCGCCGCTGCTGTTCGCGTCGGCGATGGCTACGCTCGTGAACGGCGGCGAACGGCTGAAGCCGACATTTCTGATCGCGGAGAAAAATGCGAACGACGAGCCGCAGCGCGTGATTTCGCCGGAAACGAGCGCCACGATGCGCGATCTGATGCGCGCTGTGGTCGAACGGGGTACGGGGCGCAAGGCCGCCGTTCAGGGTCTGGGTGTGGGAGGGAAGACGGGAACGGCGCTCAAGGTGAAAGAGGGGCGCTATTCCTCGGACGTCATCAACAGTTTCGTGGCGGCCGTTCCGATCGACGCGCCGCGATATCTCGTCATGGTCACGATCGACGAGCCTCACGCGGAAGCGGGAACCAAGAGCAACGAGGCGTCGCAGAATGCCGCTCCGACAGTTGGAGCCATCATAAAGCGCATCGCTCCCATGCTCGACATTCTGCCCACTCCCCGGTTTGACGAAGCGGCCGCGACCTCCTATGAACAGCCGGCGCCCTACGACGCGCGCCGCGCGCCATACCGGAACAATCGCTATGAAACTGGCGGATCTGATCAAGGATATTCCGCTTACTCTCAGCCGCGGCAGCCTCCCGCATACGGATACCGCGACGACCGTGGCGGCTCGCGGTCCGGCGGCGGATACCAGTACGGCGGCGATCCCCGAGATTTCTGGTCTTACCGCCGATAG
- the ftsL gene encoding cell division protein FtsL: protein MRSLCLLAFGCLVGLFAYTYDLKIKTRALETDARELITALQDESDFLALMRAEVSYLSRPERIEEMAKKTLKLEPISSQQLVPWSAVVTGTGASVQPSSSFATPVRRDGIAALIEKSSIQSAVTVTGER, encoded by the coding sequence ATGCGTTCACTTTGCCTTCTCGCCTTCGGCTGCCTCGTAGGATTGTTCGCCTACACATACGACCTGAAGATCAAGACGCGCGCGCTCGAAACCGATGCGCGCGAACTGATTACCGCGCTTCAGGACGAAAGCGACTTCCTCGCCCTCATGCGCGCCGAGGTGAGCTATCTCTCGCGCCCGGAACGGATCGAGGAGATGGCGAAGAAGACGCTGAAGCTCGAACCGATTTCGTCGCAGCAGCTCGTGCCATGGAGCGCGGTCGTCACCGGCACCGGCGCAAGCGTGCAGCCGTCCTCGTCCTTCGCGACGCCGGTTCGCAGAGACGGTATTGCGGCGCTTATCGAGAAAAGCTCGATTCAGTCGGCGGTGACGGTGACGGGAGAGCGTTAA
- a CDS encoding cobalamin B12-binding domain-containing protein: MPTRAEIEELALLVLGPDMQAAHSYIQRVKRRGLSLHVLFTELLEPAARHLGRMWDEDRCDFLDVTLGVARLQELLAVFNDTHSVPAMGDMRRIVTLTAPGEQHRFGLAVVEKFMRAAGWHVRSEAGASPETVIKAVHAEWFAVAGVSLSCDSRLDVIEDTIKAIRQHSCNPSITIMVGGAAFKDCPQYANIVGADGVADSAATAVLLAQKLLDQSLMRRAYSAA; this comes from the coding sequence GTGCCTACGCGGGCCGAAATCGAGGAGCTGGCGCTTCTCGTGCTCGGGCCGGACATGCAGGCCGCGCACAGCTATATCCAGCGCGTGAAGCGGCGTGGCCTCTCCCTCCACGTTCTTTTCACGGAGCTTCTCGAACCGGCTGCCCGCCATCTCGGCCGCATGTGGGACGAAGACCGCTGCGACTTCCTCGATGTGACGCTCGGTGTCGCGCGGCTTCAGGAATTGCTCGCGGTGTTCAACGATACGCACAGCGTCCCCGCCATGGGCGACATGCGGCGCATCGTCACGTTGACGGCTCCGGGTGAGCAGCATCGCTTCGGCCTCGCGGTCGTCGAGAAATTCATGCGCGCGGCGGGGTGGCATGTTCGCTCCGAGGCGGGCGCTTCGCCTGAAACCGTTATCAAGGCCGTTCACGCGGAATGGTTCGCCGTCGCTGGCGTTTCGCTTAGTTGCGACTCGCGTCTCGACGTCATCGAAGACACCATCAAGGCGATCCGCCAGCATTCCTGCAATCCTTCGATCACCATCATGGTCGGCGGAGCCGCGTTCAAGGACTGCCCGCAATACGCAAATATCGTGGGTGCGGACGGCGTGGCCGATAGCGCGGCAACGGCCGTGCTCCTCGCGCAGAAATTGCTGGATCAGTCGTTGATGCGGCGCGCCTACTCGGCCGCCTGA
- a CDS encoding Coenzyme F420 hydrogenase/dehydrogenase, beta subunit C-terminal domain — protein MIEAETPTVWSPQVAEALPRDLCTDCGVSRSSDPRRCGRACQFIKPDYPKMEARVHGRTRNPQREDERFFGPYKRMARAAMKRPREGAQWTGITTRIGERLLETGAVDAVLTMVADDADRWRPKPALITRAADMAKARGMRMGYAPLLALLEPAREAGHKRIAVIGVPCQIFALRGIEQELGFERVYAIGTPCSDNTTTENFHKFLNLLSDKPETITYLEFRADYHVELRFENGKVKEIPFLLLPISKLPADFFPLTCRTCVDYTNSLSDITVGYMAGQGQQWLIVRNETGEELLRLLGDEVSLSEPGTAGKRDGPVKGFLKNTELAAGGLPMRSMPNWARPIAGWLMPKVGPRGLEFARARVEMKAVETVLHLRAKLPKRIHNMVPEHVWALVERYGLVPSLSERVSSKRHLSGDL, from the coding sequence ATGATAGAGGCCGAAACGCCAACCGTCTGGTCGCCCCAAGTGGCCGAAGCCTTGCCGCGCGATCTCTGCACCGATTGCGGCGTGTCGCGCTCCTCAGATCCGCGTCGCTGCGGGCGCGCCTGCCAATTCATCAAGCCCGATTACCCGAAAATGGAAGCGCGTGTGCATGGCCGCACCCGCAATCCGCAGCGCGAGGACGAGCGGTTTTTCGGCCCGTACAAGCGAATGGCCCGTGCCGCGATGAAGCGCCCGCGCGAAGGTGCGCAGTGGACCGGCATAACCACGCGCATCGGCGAGCGCCTGCTCGAAACCGGCGCGGTCGACGCGGTGCTGACCATGGTCGCGGATGACGCCGACCGCTGGCGGCCGAAGCCCGCGCTCATCACCCGCGCCGCCGACATGGCCAAGGCGCGCGGCATGCGCATGGGATACGCGCCGCTGCTAGCGCTGCTCGAACCGGCGCGCGAGGCGGGCCACAAGCGCATCGCGGTCATCGGCGTGCCATGCCAGATCTTTGCGCTGCGCGGGATCGAGCAGGAGCTCGGCTTCGAGCGCGTCTATGCCATCGGCACGCCGTGTTCGGACAACACCACGACCGAGAACTTTCACAAATTCCTGAATCTGCTGTCGGATAAACCGGAAACAATTACCTATCTGGAATTCCGCGCGGATTACCATGTCGAACTGCGCTTTGAAAACGGCAAGGTGAAAGAAATACCGTTTCTCTTGCTGCCCATTTCGAAGTTGCCCGCCGATTTCTTTCCGCTGACCTGCCGCACCTGCGTCGATTACACAAATTCGCTTTCCGACATCACGGTCGGATACATGGCCGGGCAAGGCCAGCAATGGCTGATCGTGCGCAACGAGACGGGCGAGGAATTGCTGCGGCTTCTCGGTGACGAGGTTTCGCTCTCTGAGCCGGGCACGGCCGGGAAGCGTGACGGCCCAGTGAAGGGCTTTCTCAAGAATACCGAACTTGCGGCGGGCGGGCTGCCGATGCGCAGCATGCCGAACTGGGCGCGTCCGATTGCCGGCTGGCTCATGCCCAAGGTTGGGCCGCGCGGACTCGAATTCGCACGCGCCCGTGTCGAGATGAAAGCGGTCGAAACCGTGCTTCATCTTCGCGCGAAACTCCCGAAACGCATTCACAACATGGTACCGGAGCATGTCTGGGCGCTCGTCGAGCGTTACGGCCTTGTTCCAAGCTTAAGCGAGAGAGTCTCGTCGAAGCGGCATTTGTCTGGCGACCTTTAA
- a CDS encoding DUF4339 domain-containing protein yields MEAKWYYAENGACVGPTTSEEIIRRIERGKDQPYLIWTDGLNGRANGNTPTSTAFFAEELAAAPQRDVGPKSKRAVLVHRARDELIQYLAVSTYLAVCFGALIFFKAAVLGSEGIEYQRFGLALAKALILGKFVLVLERLNIGNRVKSTGVLFADVLVKALLFTTLLLVLTVAEEVIVGHLNGQSVRDVLKGFAGGTMPEVLATVVLMFLVLVPYFAYRELAAALGEATFSQLLFKRQRLKRAQRPQRR; encoded by the coding sequence ATGGAAGCGAAGTGGTATTATGCGGAAAACGGCGCGTGCGTCGGCCCGACGACAAGCGAGGAGATCATCCGGCGCATCGAACGCGGCAAGGATCAGCCTTATCTGATCTGGACGGATGGCTTAAACGGCAGGGCCAACGGGAACACTCCAACGTCGACCGCCTTTTTCGCCGAGGAATTGGCCGCCGCGCCGCAACGCGATGTCGGCCCGAAGAGCAAGCGGGCGGTGCTCGTCCATCGGGCGCGCGATGAGCTGATCCAGTACCTCGCGGTTTCCACGTACCTCGCCGTCTGTTTCGGAGCGCTGATTTTCTTCAAGGCCGCCGTTCTTGGCAGCGAGGGAATCGAGTACCAGCGCTTCGGTTTGGCGCTCGCGAAAGCCTTGATACTTGGGAAATTCGTCCTGGTTCTGGAGCGCCTCAACATCGGCAATCGGGTGAAATCGACAGGCGTCCTCTTTGCGGATGTCCTGGTGAAGGCCTTGCTATTCACCACGCTTTTGCTGGTGCTGACCGTCGCCGAAGAGGTGATCGTCGGCCATCTGAATGGGCAGTCGGTGCGGGATGTCCTGAAGGGCTTCGCCGGGGGTACAATGCCCGAGGTTTTGGCTACGGTCGTGCTGATGTTCCTCGTGCTGGTCCCGTATTTTGCATACCGCGAACTGGCGGCTGCTCTCGGTGAGGCGACGTTCTCGCAGCTGCTGTTCAAGCGCCAGCGGTTGAAGCGGGCGCAGCGTCCGCAGCGCCGCTAG
- a CDS encoding B12-binding domain-containing radical SAM protein, which translates to MDGTVGEIFHLILIKPSHYDDDGYPIQWLRSAIPSNTLACLNGIAEDCKARAVLGEDVELSIATYDETNLRVRPDAIVSSIKPGERALVAIVGVQTNQFPRAVDLAMTFRKAGLPVAIGGFHVSGCVAMLPDLPSDIRAAQQQGISLFAGEAEDGRFDIVLRDAYQGTLQPLYNFMSDLPDMTHQPHPMLPREHVRRTLGVTSSFDLGRGCPYQCSFCTIINVQGRKSRFRSPDDLEAIIRQNHAQGIHRFFITDDNFARNRNWEALFDRVIALRERERIKVKFTIQVDTLCHQIPGFVEKASKAGVSRVFIGLENINPDSLLGAKKRQNKITDYRAMLQAWKKRGVVTYAGYIIGFPNDTPETVARDIEIIKRELPVDVLEFFMLTPLPGSEDHQTLYRNGVWMDPDMNKYDINHAVTHHPRMTLAQWEETYRAAWHSFYSPEHMKTVMRRAVACGMKPGKVMIMMYWFFFSIQYEGVHPLESGYLRLKYRRDRRPSLPRESWLSFYPRYFFETVRKHVLMGYWIARMDFWRQQIMRDPNRKTYFDLALQADVPDELDSLEMFQTTRGGTEAVTKRRGEDAAREAIKARAAAE; encoded by the coding sequence ATGGACGGAACAGTTGGCGAAATCTTTCACCTGATCCTGATCAAGCCCTCGCACTATGACGACGACGGCTACCCAATTCAGTGGCTGCGTTCCGCCATCCCGTCGAATACGCTCGCCTGCCTCAACGGCATCGCGGAAGACTGCAAGGCGCGTGCGGTGCTGGGCGAAGATGTCGAGCTTTCCATCGCGACCTACGACGAGACGAACCTGCGCGTGCGCCCCGATGCGATCGTCAGCTCGATAAAGCCCGGCGAGAGGGCTCTTGTCGCCATCGTCGGCGTACAGACGAACCAGTTCCCCCGCGCGGTCGATCTCGCGATGACATTCCGCAAGGCGGGCCTGCCCGTCGCCATCGGCGGGTTTCACGTGTCCGGATGTGTCGCCATGCTGCCGGACCTGCCGTCCGACATCCGCGCGGCCCAACAGCAGGGCATCAGCCTCTTCGCGGGCGAGGCGGAGGATGGGCGCTTCGACATCGTGCTTCGCGACGCCTATCAAGGCACGCTGCAACCGCTGTACAATTTCATGTCCGACCTGCCGGACATGACGCATCAGCCGCATCCCATGCTGCCGCGCGAGCATGTGCGGCGGACGCTCGGCGTCACCTCAAGCTTCGACCTCGGGCGCGGCTGCCCGTATCAATGCTCCTTCTGTACGATCATCAACGTGCAGGGCCGGAAAAGCCGCTTCCGCTCGCCGGACGACCTCGAAGCCATCATCCGCCAGAACCACGCCCAGGGCATCCATCGCTTTTTCATCACCGACGACAATTTTGCGCGCAATCGCAACTGGGAAGCCCTGTTCGACCGCGTCATCGCGCTTCGGGAGCGCGAGCGCATCAAGGTGAAGTTCACGATCCAGGTCGACACGCTTTGCCATCAGATCCCCGGCTTCGTGGAAAAGGCCAGCAAGGCGGGCGTGTCACGCGTCTTCATTGGCCTCGAAAACATCAACCCGGACAGTCTGCTCGGCGCGAAGAAGCGACAGAACAAGATCACCGATTACCGCGCCATGCTTCAGGCGTGGAAGAAACGCGGCGTCGTCACCTATGCGGGCTACATCATCGGCTTTCCGAACGACACGCCCGAAACGGTTGCCCGCGATATCGAAATCATCAAGCGCGAGCTGCCCGTCGATGTGCTCGAATTCTTCATGCTGACGCCGCTCCCCGGCTCGGAAGACCATCAGACGCTCTATCGGAACGGCGTCTGGATGGACCCGGACATGAACAAGTACGACATCAATCACGCAGTGACGCATCATCCGCGCATGACGTTGGCGCAGTGGGAAGAAACCTACCGAGCCGCGTGGCACTCCTTCTACTCGCCAGAGCACATGAAGACCGTGATGCGCCGGGCCGTAGCTTGCGGGATGAAGCCGGGCAAGGTCATGATCATGATGTACTGGTTCTTCTTCTCGATCCAATATGAGGGCGTGCATCCGCTCGAAAGCGGTTATCTCCGCCTGAAATACCGCCGCGACCGCCGCCCCAGCCTACCGCGCGAAAGCTGGTTGAGCTTCTATCCGCGCTATTTCTTTGAAACCGTTCGCAAGCATGTGCTGATGGGCTACTGGATCGCACGCATGGACTTCTGGCGGCAGCAGATCATGCGCGACCCGAACCGGAAGACCTATTTCGACCTTGCGCTTCAGGCCGATGTGCCGGACGAACTCGACAGCCTCGAAATGTTCCAGACGACGCGCGGAGGGACGGAGGCCGTTACCAAGCGGCGCGGCGAGGACGCGGCGCGTGAAGCGATCAAGGCGCGCGCAGCCGCCGAGTAA
- a CDS encoding MarC family protein — MFEVALSAFAMFFATIGPVEAAVLFASFCPRCDRAERLAVSLKAIGIATGIILFFALFGSEILEALGVTMPALQTAGGIILGLIALDMIFETTIAGSTITMPESDEARIKSSGEIAVFPLATPILAGPGAMSGAMVLMANASGQPWHQVAIVGALFAVMTITFILMLAAQEIREWIGLTAQKVVTRLLGILLAAIAVQSIFNGISGAGLFLRKL, encoded by the coding sequence ATGTTCGAGGTCGCTCTGTCCGCTTTTGCGATGTTCTTCGCCACGATCGGCCCGGTCGAGGCTGCTGTGCTGTTCGCCTCCTTCTGCCCGAGATGCGACCGTGCGGAGCGGCTTGCCGTCTCGCTGAAAGCCATCGGCATCGCCACCGGCATCATTCTGTTCTTCGCGCTGTTCGGCTCGGAAATCCTTGAGGCGCTCGGCGTCACCATGCCCGCCCTGCAAACGGCGGGGGGCATCATCCTCGGCCTGATCGCGCTCGACATGATCTTCGAGACGACCATCGCGGGCAGCACCATCACCATGCCTGAGAGCGACGAAGCCCGGATCAAAAGCTCGGGCGAGATCGCCGTGTTTCCCCTCGCGACGCCGATCCTCGCGGGGCCGGGCGCGATGTCCGGCGCGATGGTGCTTATGGCGAATGCGAGCGGGCAGCCATGGCATCAGGTGGCCATCGTCGGCGCGCTGTTTGCGGTTATGACGATCACGTTCATCCTGATGCTCGCGGCGCAGGAAATACGCGAATGGATCGGCCTGACGGCGCAGAAAGTCGTGACTCGCCTGCTCGGCATTCTGCTCGCCGCGATCGCGGTGCAGTCCATCTTCAACGGTATTTCCGGGGCGGGTCTCTTCCTGCGGAAGCTCTGA